DNA sequence from the Colletotrichum higginsianum IMI 349063 chromosome 10, whole genome shotgun sequence genome:
GCTCGCTCAGACAGAAGCTGCCGACGGTGTTGGTGGCGAGCTTGGGCAGGAAGCGCTTCTTGAGCTGGGAGCTGCCCCATCTGATGATGGCGGTGTTGACGAGGGTGTTGTGGACATCTACGAGCACGCTGACGCTGGGGTCCACGCGcgcgagctcctcgatgccgatgatggcgctCGTGAAGTtcatgccggcgccgccgtacTCCTCGGGGATCTCGACGCCCATGAGACCCTGCTCGAAGAGCTGCTCCACAATGGTCGGGTCCATGTTCTCCGCCTCATCCATCGCGCGCACCTTGGGCGCGATCACGTCGTTGGCGAACTTGCTCACAGTCTCCTGCATGGCAGCCTCCACTTCGGAGAGATGGCTGATGGGCGTAGGAGGGATGTCGGTGATGTCGAGATGGTCGGCATTGCGGCGGCGCTGGGTGGTAGAGAGAGGTCTGACGGTCCTACACGGCGTCGGTTGGTATGGCAAAGAATGCAGACGTGTCGGGATGATGGGCATGTTGCCAACTTACTGCTGGAGTGGCGAGAATGCTCTGCCCGGTGTGCATGTCCTCGCTCTGGCGAGAGCAGAGACACCGCGGCTTCCCCTCATGACAGGGCGCATAGCCCTTGCAATCGACGACATGATGAAGGATGCAAAGTGTAGACAACCGCGAGATCGCTCGAAAAGAAGTCAGGGGAAGGAAGAGTGAAAAGCAGGAAAAGTCGCCGGAGGTGTGGGTGATCGCAGATCGTCGGAGCTGACCAGGTACTTATGGCCTCGGCCTGTTGTCTCGGCTGTACGATTCAAACGAAGAGGGTGACGCCCGGGCGAACTTTGGTCAATTGGCCTTGGACGGTTTTCCAAAatgaaggggggggcggacAGCAGATGGGAGGCTACGATCGACTTTAAGGGAGAGTCTAGGAGGAAAACGGGAAAGTATCAAGTCAGAGATGCGGTACGCCCTAGACCGTGAACCTCAAAGCCCATTCGAAGCCACGGTACCTGGCGGCTAGCGAACAGACACAGCGGGCGCTTCAGCCGAGGATATCCATCCCGCAGCGGGGGCAACCACTCATCCCCAGCTTCGCCGTCTGGGGGAAAGCCGACGGCGCAGCACTGAGAAAGGGAGCAGGGATCTCAGTCACTTACGTCAGGATCTCCCTCAAAAGGCGGGCATGTGATTCCAGCTGGCAGAGAAAGGCCGGTCCCGTCGGCCCAAAGAGCGGTGCCAAGGTGGCCCGAGTGAGTGGGTCCGGGGACGGAGACACCGGTGCCTCAGGTCCGAACTCGTTGCACAGAAGGAGGGTCACGTGTGATGACTTAGCTAAGCAGTCCAAAAATTAATCCAAGGTAGGCGCATCGCGCTGAGAGCTTCAGCAGCCGTGAGGACAGCAAttggacgccgtcgcccacgATAACCGGTCGCCCGACATGGCCAGCACAATTTTCAGATCCCTCTTTGCTCCGGCGATGAGGCCAGCAACCTTCCCGCGCGCCGCATCTCTTCTCACACCGACTGCCGCCCCCTTCATTcgctccttctcctccactCCCGTCCAGAATGCCACCATCATGCAGGTCTTGAGAGTTCGTCAcccttcttccccgtctgcctctcctcttccccgaGGCTCATGCTGATTTTTCTCAACCTACAGGGTTGCcacaagaagggcaagcGTGCCCGTCACGCCGTCTCCCCCGCCCTGTCCGATATCAATGCGCCCGCTCTCAAGGGCGTCTGCCTCAAGGTCGGTGTCGTCCGCCCGAAGAAGCCCAACTCCGGCCAGCGCAAGACCGCCCGTGTGCGCCTCTCCAACGGTCGTCACGTCACCGCCTACATCCCCGGTGAGGGCCACAACATCCAGCAGCAcagcgtcgtcctcgtccgcggCGGCCGCAGTCAGGATTGTCCCGGTGTGCGATACCACCTCGTACGTGGcgccctcgatctcggcggtGTGGCGAACCGTGTCTCCTCTCGCTCCAAGTACGGTACGATgaagcccaagaaggccaCAGTGGGCTAAATATATATGGGGCTCGTTACGCGGCGTACGGAAGATGGAAGCTGGAGGGAAAGCTCTTGAGGGAAACGGGTTAAGAGGCGTACGACTGGAATTGCATGTCCACGGGATGTACGATCTTACTGGACAGCCTTGCGACATGCCAGGACGTGCAGTGTACTACTATCACATTGTACAAAATATCACAACATTCAAGAAGCAGTTGGACACTGGACAAACACCAGCCGGCACTCTATTTGCTAATATCTACAGAGCAAAAAAAGTGTCCAGAACCATTGACGCCGCTTCAAATTCCGTTGCCCAAGCTGCCCGATGCCTCTCATCGATGCAGGTAAACTCAATCGACAGCCTTAACCAAGGCCCCATTTGAAATTTGTTGATACATGCTCACTTTTACCGCACACCGTGACCAACTTAATCCTGCTGGTTCTCGTACCCTTCGGGCTTGTCCAAACCGTTGATCTCGAAGTAGCGACTCGTGCCTGGCGCGTGTCAGTGGTTTCGTCTTTAGCTTGAAGCGGAGCAGGTCGACTTACAAGAGTAGCCCTTCCAGTCAAAGTTGTCCTTGGGATTGCAGTGGCAGCGCCTGTCGAGTCGGACCTTCTCCCCAGTGGGACAATGAGTGAAGGGAACGTGGTAGTAGGCAATGTCGTTGAAGAAGTGAATCTGGTCCTTGGGCAGCATGAGACTGGCAGCAATCGAGTGCACGGGAGCGTCGCCCCATCGCTCGTAGAAGAAACCGCCGTCCTGGTCGAGGGACTCGAAATAGTCGATGTACTGTTGAGAGCGGAGCCAGTTCAGGTCGCCAACTTCGAAGTTGGACCACTGGTGGAGGGTTAGCATACGGCATTCATGGCACAATTCTCGGCAACTTACGAAATGGCAGTGGTTGTAGGTAtcaccgccgtcatcacTCAGGAAGCCCATGGAGTTGCCCTCTGCAATGTGCTCGGGGTGGTTCTTCATGAACTTCTTGGTGCTGTCCCAGAGCGTCGGAATGGTCTCGACGTACTCGTACAAGCTCAGGACGAAGCTGTACTTCTTGTTGTTCTCCTTCATGAAGCGGAACGGATCGTAGTGAATATCGCAGAAGAGCTCGATGGAGGGCTCGACGCGCCAGTAGTAGTCGTAGTTCATCATGGCGGGCtggcggaagaagaagccagACTCGAAACGGCACATGTGGCGGTAGCTCACAGAGTCGCCGTAAATGATCTTACGCTGAGCCATGTCCTCGCGAACCTTGCGAGCCTTTTCCTGGTCAATCCACTCGGGGAAAGACCAATGCTCCTTGGGGATCTCGCCGTAGAT
Encoded proteins:
- a CDS encoding Ribosomal protein S12 codes for the protein MASTIFRSLFAPAMRPATFPRAASLLTPTAAPFIRSFSSTPVQNATIMQVLRGCHKKGKRARHAVSPALSDINAPALKGVCLKVGVVRPKKPNSGQRKTARVRLSNGRHVTAYIPGEGHNIQQHSVVLVRGGRSQDCPGVRYHLVRGALDLGGVANRVSSRSKYGTMKPKKATVG
- a CDS encoding Glycolipid 2-alpha-mannosyltransferase, whose product is MATGSARYVRYILFAFFGLAVFYFISHSSYEGVRLQDGTFTKPGAPANGQQQQQQQQQGENKDAEKPKQAPQSDANRPKVGEAYNPKDWPMPLTPNEPGWDELSGIAPGPRMNATFVTLARNSDVWDIARSIRQVEDRFNRRYNYDWVFLNDKPFDATFKKVTTSLVSGKTIYGEIPKEHWSFPEWIDQEKARKVREDMAQRKIIYGDSVSYRHMCRFESGFFFRQPAMMNYDYYWRVEPSIELFCDIHYDPFRFMKENNKKYSFVLSLYEYVETIPTLWDSTKKFMKNHPEHIAEGNSMGFLSDDGGDTYNHCHFWSNFEVGDLNWLRSQQYIDYFESLDQDGGFFYERWGDAPVHSIAASLMLPKDQIHFFNDIAYYHVPFTHCPTGEKVRLDRRCHCNPKDNFDWKGYSCTSRYFEINGLDKPEGYENQQD